In Pseudobacter ginsenosidimutans, the following are encoded in one genomic region:
- a CDS encoding TlpA family protein disulfide reductase: MKKYILVLFFALPLSCAVIAQQHFQVSVAFNEKLGIDSLYLFSSDTYYGAPVMHVAGRSEDSVFHFSIPSNAPRGKFYISQRTPPEHRLFGTVYTYLSFIPEYPFEIGDAMKMVVTRKHPEMQITESFSFDYDLHISGNGAEKSIAWQAIAAAFLKPTPGILFIDSAGYFINPFQEKLKGALVTLEEQRAVLPAYYYELFKAQIICKLLPGAFFYRIQNFWNSEVKKLNDGARGRFIQSYLSYMDSLHGRLGPVPDTIAASLDSYVQFLYKEARFKTFLQSGEEDMEGVIQWIVDNYHGDLKEKLLIMALRLDSSLGDFSRFEAELNNISGEENKVELNRLYAKLEGRPAYNFQLTDTSGKLVQLGDLKGKVVFIDFWFTGCGACAGVYEKVLKEAEAELGNEQDIVFVSVCVDRARASWMKSVYKDEYTSPHVINLYTNGEGTQNNLIRYYGIQAFPQFLIIDREGKVFRFLRDFTAKELTNAASLVRVLKNLAAIK; encoded by the coding sequence ATGAAGAAATATATCCTTGTTTTATTTTTTGCATTGCCATTAAGCTGTGCAGTTATTGCACAGCAGCATTTTCAGGTTAGTGTAGCATTCAATGAGAAATTGGGTATTGACTCCTTATACCTGTTTAGTTCTGATACTTATTACGGAGCCCCTGTTATGCATGTGGCCGGCAGGAGTGAAGACAGTGTTTTCCATTTTTCCATACCTTCCAATGCGCCGCGTGGTAAATTTTATATTTCGCAAAGAACACCACCAGAACATAGATTGTTTGGAACTGTATATACATATTTGTCGTTCATTCCTGAATATCCTTTTGAGATTGGTGATGCCATGAAAATGGTAGTTACGCGGAAGCATCCGGAAATGCAAATAACCGAATCCTTCTCTTTTGATTATGATCTTCATATCAGCGGCAATGGCGCTGAAAAAAGCATTGCCTGGCAAGCAATAGCTGCTGCTTTCCTGAAACCGACCCCTGGCATCCTGTTTATCGACAGCGCCGGATATTTTATCAATCCCTTTCAGGAGAAATTAAAGGGTGCTTTAGTTACACTTGAAGAACAGCGTGCTGTTTTGCCGGCCTATTACTATGAGTTATTTAAAGCGCAGATCATTTGCAAGCTGTTGCCCGGCGCTTTCTTCTACCGGATTCAGAATTTTTGGAATAGCGAAGTAAAAAAGCTGAATGATGGGGCGCGTGGCAGGTTCATTCAATCTTATTTATCCTATATGGATTCATTGCATGGCAGGCTTGGCCCTGTTCCTGATACCATAGCCGCTTCGCTGGACAGCTATGTTCAGTTTTTGTACAAAGAGGCCAGGTTTAAAACTTTCCTGCAATCAGGCGAAGAAGATATGGAAGGAGTAATTCAATGGATCGTTGATAATTACCACGGAGATCTGAAAGAGAAGCTGCTGATCATGGCATTGCGCCTCGATTCATCTTTAGGAGATTTTTCAAGATTTGAAGCGGAGTTAAATAATATTTCCGGTGAAGAGAACAAAGTTGAATTGAACAGGCTGTATGCAAAGTTGGAAGGTCGCCCGGCATATAATTTTCAATTGACAGATACCAGCGGTAAGCTGGTGCAATTAGGAGATCTGAAAGGGAAAGTGGTATTCATTGATTTTTGGTTCACTGGTTGTGGCGCTTGCGCAGGCGTTTATGAAAAGGTGCTCAAAGAAGCGGAAGCTGAATTGGGGAATGAGCAGGATATTGTATTTGTGAGCGTATGCGTTGACAGGGCCCGTGCAAGCTGGATGAAAAGTGTGTATAAAGATGAATACACATCTCCGCATGTTATAAACCTTTACACGAATGGTGAAGGAACTCAAAACAACTTAATCAGGTATTATGGTATCCAGGCTTTCCCCCAATTCCTGATCATTGACAGGGAAGGGAAGGTGTTCCGGTTTTTGAGGGATTTTACCGCGAAAGAACTTACCAATGCGGCTTCCCTGGTGCGGGTATTGAAGAACCTGGCAGCGATTAAATGA
- a CDS encoding baeRF3 domain-containing protein, with translation MANPTASVESAERPATNGKKDRSRLQLRRTVHFASKNVNTYIRTIWPPTENRADIDDKFVLRDIIKAFNRSADYLILYLEQARAHRYEALNHRFEHEVKEHGFPFPANPYYSTDRLKGSDPQQIDTYIREYFNIIDKAVNKVCAGTNLPVIVATTRENFDLLKQVADKPSIYTGHFSTNHHQDQLQQLAAEAWELVKQNQYSKRAAAIDEMMQAVNAGKVVTDLQEIWRAAGDARTPGVTDDIVNDIVWEVISKNGRVYFTSQAELGQLGPIALKVRY, from the coding sequence TTGGCAAATCCGACTGCCTCCGTTGAAAGCGCTGAACGGCCTGCAACAAATGGAAAAAAAGATCGATCACGCCTACAACTCAGACGGACTGTACATTTCGCATCGAAAAATGTAAACACCTACATCCGTACCATCTGGCCACCCACGGAAAATCGTGCAGACATCGACGATAAGTTTGTGCTGCGCGATATCATCAAGGCATTCAATCGCTCCGCCGATTACCTGATCCTCTACCTGGAACAGGCCCGCGCACACCGCTACGAAGCACTGAACCACAGGTTTGAACATGAAGTGAAAGAGCATGGCTTCCCCTTCCCCGCCAATCCTTATTACAGCACGGACCGGCTCAAAGGCAGCGATCCACAACAGATCGACACCTATATCCGTGAATATTTCAATATCATCGATAAGGCAGTGAACAAAGTTTGCGCCGGGACAAATCTGCCTGTGATAGTAGCCACCACCCGCGAAAATTTCGACCTGCTGAAACAGGTGGCGGATAAACCATCTATCTACACCGGTCATTTCTCTACCAATCATCACCAAGATCAGCTCCAGCAACTCGCAGCTGAAGCCTGGGAGCTGGTGAAACAGAACCAGTACAGCAAACGCGCAGCCGCCATCGATGAAATGATGCAGGCCGTGAATGCAGGCAAAGTAGTAACCGATCTGCAGGAGATCTGGCGCGCCGCCGGTGATGCAAGAACGCCGGGAGTAACCGATGATATCGTGAATGATATCGTCTGGGAAGTGATCTCGAAAAATGGAAGAGTGTATTTTACCAGTCAGGCTGAGTTGGGGCAGTTGGGACCGATTGCATTGAAGGTGAGGTACTAA
- a CDS encoding LacI family DNA-binding transcriptional regulator: protein MSHKVTIADIARKLSIAPATVSRALNGHPAISEKTRKLVEKTARKLQYKRNNIASSLRSGKSNLIGVIIPSAEINFFGSVVHGIEKLANEKGYNVLIYQSNESNEQERKGLETFLHARVDGILVSIAKDTTEYDHFLDIREQGIPIVFFDRAKEELDIPAVVVDDFKGGYAATEELLKQGYKRIAHISGPAHMDVFKKRLQGYQAALKAHKIHFDLQLVVEGYVSIGSGQQATEQLMRLPEPPDAIFAVEDFTALGVLKQLKAMGKKVPQDIGVVGFANEMFGEHITPSLTTFDQQTVTMGKEATDLLLQLLDSSSKTIAQQKIMLEPIPVIRESSQRKK from the coding sequence TTGTCACACAAAGTAACCATAGCTGATATTGCCCGGAAACTATCCATAGCGCCGGCCACCGTGAGTCGCGCATTGAACGGACATCCAGCCATCAGTGAGAAAACGCGGAAGCTGGTGGAGAAAACAGCCCGCAAGCTCCAGTACAAGCGGAACAATATCGCGTCTTCTCTCCGCTCCGGAAAGAGCAACCTCATTGGTGTGATCATTCCCAGTGCAGAGATCAATTTCTTCGGTTCGGTTGTGCATGGCATTGAGAAACTGGCGAATGAGAAAGGTTACAATGTACTCATCTACCAGAGCAACGAATCAAATGAGCAGGAGAGAAAAGGTCTGGAAACATTTCTGCATGCACGTGTAGACGGTATCCTGGTTTCCATTGCAAAGGATACCACAGAATATGATCATTTCCTGGATATCCGGGAACAGGGCATTCCCATCGTGTTCTTCGACCGGGCCAAAGAGGAGCTGGACATTCCCGCTGTGGTGGTGGACGATTTCAAGGGTGGTTATGCTGCCACAGAAGAGCTGTTGAAACAGGGTTACAAAAGGATTGCACATATTTCCGGTCCTGCGCATATGGATGTATTCAAAAAAAGGCTGCAGGGTTACCAGGCTGCATTGAAGGCACACAAAATACACTTCGACCTCCAACTGGTGGTGGAAGGATATGTGAGCATCGGATCTGGCCAGCAGGCAACGGAGCAGCTTATGCGCTTACCGGAACCACCGGATGCCATTTTTGCCGTGGAAGATTTTACCGCCCTCGGCGTTCTCAAACAACTGAAGGCGATGGGAAAAAAAGTGCCGCAGGATATAGGCGTAGTGGGCTTTGCGAATGAAATGTTCGGAGAGCATATCACTCCCTCACTCACCACTTTCGATCAGCAGACCGTGACGATGGGCAAAGAAGCAACAGACCTGCTGCTGCAGCTGCTTGACAGCAGCTCCAAAACAATTGCTCAGCAAAAGATCATGTTAGAACCCATTCCCGTGATCCGGGAATCCAGTCAGCGAAAAAAGTAA